A stretch of the Rhizobium sullae genome encodes the following:
- a CDS encoding OpgC family protein: protein MQPPTTAPSEPTQATGSAPQKVKRPRDPRLDFFRGVGMLIILLAHIPNNGWALWIPARFGFSDATEMFVFQSGMASAIAFGSTFDRSGAVALIARVAQRVWQIFWAHIAVFVVVAAIMVVAGTRYDGVTYVDSLNLVPFMKDPGNLLVGLLTLRYVPNYFDILPMYIVILALMPGMILASKVHRFLPFAMMVALWLATQFDLTGLPAEPWSDRRWFFNPFGWQLLFFTGFFLMRGGLPAPGFDRRLMALAVAVVILTVPFAWVRFHDAHPAFQMAATKLFPLTDKTDFGLLRFVHFMALCYIAVHLVGKKGSRLRGPAVRVLTVVGQQSLAVFITGIVIAQPIGIALDHAGRTTSAEAIGNLIGFGVLVGTAYLVRWFKSSPWKS, encoded by the coding sequence ATGCAACCGCCTACGACGGCGCCTTCTGAACCCACCCAGGCGACAGGTTCAGCCCCCCAGAAGGTCAAGCGCCCCCGTGATCCGCGGCTCGACTTTTTCCGTGGTGTCGGCATGCTGATTATCCTTTTGGCCCATATCCCAAACAACGGGTGGGCATTGTGGATTCCGGCGCGCTTCGGTTTTTCCGACGCCACGGAAATGTTCGTCTTCCAGTCGGGAATGGCCTCGGCCATCGCCTTCGGCTCGACCTTCGATCGCAGCGGTGCGGTTGCGCTCATTGCCCGCGTCGCTCAACGTGTCTGGCAGATTTTTTGGGCCCACATTGCGGTCTTTGTCGTCGTTGCTGCCATCATGGTTGTCGCCGGAACCCGCTATGACGGTGTCACCTATGTCGATAGTCTTAACCTCGTACCTTTCATGAAGGACCCGGGCAATCTTCTCGTCGGCCTGCTGACGCTGCGTTATGTGCCGAACTATTTCGACATTCTGCCGATGTACATCGTCATTCTGGCGTTGATGCCGGGAATGATCCTTGCATCAAAGGTCCATCGCTTTCTGCCATTCGCCATGATGGTTGCCTTGTGGCTGGCGACCCAGTTCGACCTGACCGGGCTGCCGGCGGAGCCCTGGTCGGATCGCCGATGGTTCTTTAACCCCTTCGGATGGCAGTTGCTGTTCTTCACCGGTTTCTTCCTGATGCGCGGCGGCCTTCCTGCCCCCGGCTTCGACCGCAGGTTGATGGCCCTTGCGGTTGCCGTCGTGATCCTGACCGTGCCGTTTGCCTGGGTACGGTTCCACGATGCGCATCCAGCCTTCCAAATGGCCGCTACCAAGCTTTTCCCCCTCACCGACAAGACCGACTTCGGCCTGCTGCGCTTCGTTCATTTCATGGCGCTCTGCTATATCGCCGTACATCTCGTCGGTAAGAAAGGCTCGCGGCTGCGCGGCCCTGCCGTGCGCGTTCTGACGGTAGTTGGTCAGCAATCGCTCGCCGTCTTCATCACCGGTATTGTGATTGCCCAGCCGATCGGTATTGCGCTTGATCATGCCGGTCGCACCACTTCTGCAGAGGCAATTGGAAACCTGATTGGCTTCGGCGTGCTCGTAGGAACCGCCTATCTCGTACGCTGGTTCAAGAGTTCCCCCTGGAAATCGTGA
- a CDS encoding CaiB/BaiF CoA transferase family protein, with amino-acid sequence MSDHQKPASLEGLRILDLSRILAGPTCTQLLADLGADVVKVERPDTGDDTRSWGPPFVPDADGGDSDLSAYFLSANRNKRSIAIDLASDEGVALVERLAAVSDVVIENYKPGDLYRRGLGYEDIRKIKPDIVWCAISGFGQTGPYAERTGYDFLVQAMGGIMSITGESNAAGGRPLKVGLGIADVMCGMYATVGILAALRHRDRTGEGQYIDLALYDTQVAWLINAATNHLVSGKVPSRIGNRHPNIAPYQTFTTAAGEIAIAVGNDQQFARFCTAIGCPDLAGDERFRRNRDRVVNVDALDRLVTEALQADTAENWEQRLVHAEIPAGRVATIDQVVTNPHTLAREMIMPMETVDGQTVHLLGNPLKMSATPVRFDRAPPHVDQDKDAILRELTMLEAARRT; translated from the coding sequence ATGTCTGACCATCAAAAACCCGCCAGCCTCGAAGGTCTGCGCATTCTCGACCTGTCGCGGATTCTCGCTGGACCAACCTGCACGCAGCTGCTCGCCGATCTCGGTGCCGACGTCGTCAAGGTCGAGCGGCCTGATACTGGCGACGACACCCGCAGTTGGGGGCCGCCCTTTGTGCCGGATGCCGACGGTGGCGACAGTGATCTCAGCGCGTATTTCCTGTCAGCCAACCGCAACAAGCGATCAATAGCCATCGATCTCGCCAGCGATGAAGGTGTTGCACTTGTCGAGCGGCTGGCGGCTGTCTCGGACGTGGTGATCGAAAACTACAAGCCGGGCGATCTCTACCGGCGCGGACTCGGCTATGAGGATATTCGCAAGATCAAGCCGGATATCGTCTGGTGTGCGATATCCGGTTTCGGTCAAACCGGACCCTATGCCGAGCGAACCGGCTATGATTTTCTCGTCCAGGCGATGGGCGGCATCATGAGCATCACCGGCGAAAGCAATGCGGCCGGTGGCCGGCCCCTCAAGGTCGGCCTTGGCATCGCCGACGTGATGTGCGGCATGTATGCGACCGTCGGCATCCTCGCCGCTCTGCGCCATCGCGACCGCACGGGCGAAGGCCAGTATATCGATCTGGCGCTTTATGACACGCAAGTTGCCTGGCTTATCAATGCCGCGACGAACCATCTGGTTTCGGGAAAGGTGCCAAGTCGGATCGGCAACCGGCATCCCAACATCGCTCCCTACCAGACCTTTACAACGGCTGCTGGTGAAATCGCCATCGCAGTCGGAAACGATCAGCAGTTCGCCCGCTTCTGTACGGCGATCGGCTGTCCCGATCTGGCGGGCGACGAGCGGTTTCGCCGCAACCGTGATCGCGTTGTTAATGTCGATGCACTGGACCGGCTTGTGACCGAGGCTCTACAAGCCGACACCGCCGAAAACTGGGAGCAGCGCCTTGTCCATGCCGAAATCCCTGCGGGCCGGGTCGCCACGATCGATCAGGTCGTGACCAATCCGCATACCTTGGCGCGTGAAATGATCATGCCCATGGAAACAGTGGACGGACAAACCGTCCACCTGCTCGGCAACCCACTCAAAATGTCCGCAACTCCGGTTCGTTTCGATCGGGCGCCGCCGCATGTCGATCAGGATAAGGACGCCATCCTTCGCGAACTCACGATGCTCGAAGCTGCTCGCCGGACTTAA
- a CDS encoding YHS domain-containing (seleno)protein gives MTISLRPILPLAAALSFASVGYSAEIFTTNGVAINGYDPVAYFTDHKPVKGSDKYTATYQGATFHFASAAHRGAFAANPGHFAPQYGGYCAFGTAQGHKASTEPQAFTVVDGKLYLNYNDSVLKTWRQDVSGYIKKADANWDKVRAQPDP, from the coding sequence ATGACGATCTCATTACGTCCCATTCTGCCGCTTGCGGCGGCACTTTCCTTCGCCTCTGTCGGCTATTCCGCGGAGATTTTTACGACGAATGGAGTGGCCATCAACGGCTATGATCCCGTCGCCTATTTCACCGACCATAAGCCGGTGAAAGGGTCGGACAAATACACGGCAACCTACCAAGGGGCGACGTTCCACTTTGCATCCGCCGCACATCGCGGTGCATTCGCCGCCAACCCGGGACATTTTGCTCCGCAGTATGGCGGTTATTGCGCCTTTGGAACGGCGCAAGGCCACAAGGCGTCGACCGAACCCCAAGCCTTTACCGTGGTCGATGGCAAGCTCTACCTCAACTACAATGACAGCGTCCTCAAGACGTGGAGGCAGGACGTCAGCGGGTATATCAAAAAGGCCGACGCAAACTGGGATAAGGTCAGGGCACAACCTGATCCGTAA
- a CDS encoding class I SAM-dependent methyltransferase has protein sequence MTDDFARVYEMTANRNTGQIAAAALDRVGDIRWGTQVLDIAAGAGALSVPAALRGAAVLAVDNAPGMVNLLSQRLAPFPASGARLMDGQKLVLEDEGFDATFSLIGASIFPDWRRGLAEQVRVTRAGGKACVATWRKLPGGGPFLVMAEALRAVYPNMAPPAPPEGFTTLADPDRLRAELKGAGLSALEIEEIEVVWEGPAGQSYLDDVRELHGYMGAYATLDDNDRRRVDDAILTVVDRIATDNRVVLRSTVVLAVGTRR, from the coding sequence ATGACGGACGATTTCGCACGCGTCTACGAGATGACGGCGAACCGCAATACAGGCCAGATCGCCGCTGCCGCGCTGGATCGGGTCGGAGACATTCGATGGGGAACGCAGGTACTTGACATTGCAGCTGGGGCGGGAGCGCTGAGTGTGCCTGCGGCCCTGCGCGGCGCGGCGGTGCTCGCTGTCGACAATGCGCCGGGTATGGTGAATCTTCTGTCGCAACGGCTCGCTCCTTTCCCGGCAAGCGGCGCCCGGCTGATGGACGGGCAGAAGCTCGTCCTCGAAGATGAAGGCTTTGATGCGACCTTCTCGCTGATTGGCGCCAGCATCTTTCCTGACTGGCGGCGAGGGCTTGCGGAACAAGTTCGCGTGACCCGCGCGGGCGGTAAAGCATGCGTTGCGACGTGGCGCAAGCTGCCTGGCGGTGGCCCCTTCCTTGTTATGGCGGAAGCGCTTCGTGCCGTTTACCCGAATATGGCACCGCCGGCGCCACCCGAGGGGTTCACAACGCTTGCGGACCCGGACCGACTGCGCGCGGAGCTCAAGGGAGCAGGCCTCTCCGCGCTCGAGATTGAAGAGATCGAGGTCGTCTGGGAGGGGCCCGCTGGCCAGTCCTATCTTGACGACGTTCGAGAGTTGCACGGCTACATGGGTGCTTATGCCACGCTCGATGACAATGACCGTCGCCGGGTGGATGACGCGATCTTAACGGTGGTCGATCGGATTGCAACGGACAACCGGGTTGTGCTCCGCTCGACGGTGGTATTAGCCGTGGGAACGAGACGGTAA
- a CDS encoding DoxX family protein — MQNSDSPTIKNEAESTWIPRAEQPAPRWRQIGLWSVKLLLAAAFIAAGSANLYGLPMLVQNFEQIGLGQWFRYFTGTLELIGAAALFVPAVASLGALLLAAIMVGATLTHLFVLPGSPVPAIVLFALSVMVAWAHRDQIVALVSKILVDRD, encoded by the coding sequence ATGCAGAATTCAGACAGCCCGACGATAAAGAATGAGGCGGAATCAACCTGGATCCCCCGGGCAGAGCAGCCCGCGCCGCGCTGGCGTCAAATCGGACTGTGGAGCGTCAAGCTTCTCCTTGCTGCGGCCTTCATCGCCGCCGGCAGCGCCAACCTCTACGGCCTGCCGATGTTGGTTCAGAACTTCGAGCAGATCGGGCTCGGGCAGTGGTTTCGGTATTTCACCGGAACACTCGAGCTGATCGGCGCGGCCGCGCTATTCGTCCCGGCTGTGGCCTCGCTCGGTGCGCTTCTGCTCGCCGCGATCATGGTTGGCGCCACCTTGACCCATCTCTTCGTGCTGCCGGGCTCGCCCGTCCCCGCGATCGTGCTCTTCGCGCTGAGCGTGATGGTAGCCTGGGCGCATCGCGACCAGATCGTGGCGCTGGTCAGCAAGATCCTCGTCGACCGCGACTGA
- a CDS encoding alpha/beta hydrolase family esterase, with product MTWQVGPVAIGREPLFDETCVDKPGAWARLRRRSAPEIQTFPAASAQHTRREDAVPHAIAHVLRKLLATHQDSDRLLIISTGDTFMRTCPLAALLLIAVMPLTVSSAMLCGAQTACTVKDGNYRIELPQDGDIRGVFVYFHGFKSSARLQMQQRSLIEMTLAHHLAYVAVDGIEGRWSFPHGPSQGRDEMAFIANVFDDLRQRYGFTPDRTVIGGFSIGASMAWYTACQQGEKAAAMVTFSGVFWNPLPKPDDCVADLPPMVHFHGTADQTFPLAGRAIGTKFHQGDALKSLAILRERAKCDMKAAKKVTLDSIECDDVPDCIRGDSVMCIHNDGHEARADMLDAGLTAVGFPK from the coding sequence TTGACCTGGCAGGTCGGACCTGTCGCCATTGGACGAGAGCCGCTCTTCGACGAAACCTGCGTCGACAAGCCAGGGGCGTGGGCGCGCTTACGCCGACGATCTGCACCTGAGATCCAGACTTTCCCTGCAGCGTCGGCACAACACACCAGACGTGAAGACGCGGTCCCGCACGCTATTGCACATGTCTTGCGCAAACTGCTCGCCACTCATCAGGACTCTGACAGACTTCTCATTATAAGCACCGGTGATACCTTCATGCGCACATGCCCGCTCGCTGCTCTCCTCCTCATCGCCGTCATGCCTCTTACTGTTTCTTCCGCAATGCTCTGCGGAGCGCAGACTGCTTGTACGGTCAAGGACGGAAACTATCGGATCGAGTTGCCGCAAGATGGCGACATTCGCGGCGTCTTTGTCTATTTCCATGGTTTCAAAAGCTCCGCTAGGTTGCAGATGCAGCAACGCTCCCTGATCGAGATGACGCTCGCGCATCATCTGGCCTATGTAGCCGTCGATGGCATCGAGGGGAGGTGGTCTTTTCCACACGGCCCCAGCCAGGGTCGCGATGAAATGGCGTTCATCGCGAATGTCTTTGATGACCTGCGGCAACGCTACGGTTTTACCCCGGACCGGACGGTGATCGGTGGTTTTTCCATCGGCGCATCGATGGCTTGGTACACCGCCTGCCAGCAGGGGGAGAAAGCCGCGGCGATGGTGACTTTCTCCGGCGTGTTCTGGAATCCTCTTCCAAAACCGGATGACTGCGTCGCCGATCTTCCTCCAATGGTACATTTTCATGGGACCGCGGATCAGACATTTCCGCTCGCCGGTCGGGCGATTGGCACCAAATTCCATCAAGGCGATGCGCTCAAAAGCTTGGCCATTCTGCGTGAGCGCGCCAAATGCGACATGAAGGCTGCGAAGAAAGTCACGCTGGATAGCATCGAGTGCGACGATGTCCCGGACTGCATTCGGGGCGACAGTGTCATGTGCATCCATAACGACGGCCATGAGGCACGGGCCGATATGCTTGATGCTGGCCTGACAGCGGTGGGCTTTCCCAAATGA
- a CDS encoding cupin domain-containing protein, whose amino-acid sequence MVIVKGRFTAWLEGSWQTYGLGEIIEVAPNEPHAMRNDGPDEVSLVLVTTSRMANFLGTVSASQDSADVSLDRLAHFVRTAAVYGFRNGSIEDQAAIGIDLPDGKSNA is encoded by the coding sequence ATGGTAATCGTCAAAGGAAGATTTACTGCATGGCTCGAAGGAAGCTGGCAGACGTATGGGCTGGGTGAAATTATAGAAGTTGCTCCGAACGAACCGCACGCAATGAGAAATGATGGCCCGGATGAGGTTTCGCTGGTACTGGTAACCACATCGCGCATGGCGAACTTCCTCGGAACGGTTAGTGCTTCTCAAGACAGCGCAGATGTCTCGCTGGACCGGCTCGCTCATTTCGTCCGAACCGCGGCCGTCTATGGTTTCCGGAATGGCAGTATCGAGGATCAGGCTGCGATCGGCATTGACCTGCCTGACGGCAAAAGCAATGCTTGA